From the genome of Eucalyptus grandis isolate ANBG69807.140 chromosome 2, ASM1654582v1, whole genome shotgun sequence, one region includes:
- the LOC104435438 gene encoding putative EG45-like domain containing protein 1 has translation MIAAVSDTFWAGGATCGSTYRVTCIGAAYSGIQDPCTGRSVDVRIVDQCPGRCADTIDLSKEAFETVADPVAGIAFMKLYEDDEHPATKTCRSSYSNLANQWRS, from the exons ATGATAGCTGCGGTGAGCGACACCTTCTGGGCCGGCGGGGCCACCTGTGGAAGCACGTACAGGGTGACGTGCATTGGCGCCGCCTACTCGGGCATTCAAGACCCGTGTACGGGCAGGTCGGTTGATGTCAGGATCGTCGACCAATGCCCAGGCAGGTGCGCCGACACCATCGACCTCTCAAAGGAAGCTTTCGAGACCGTTGCGGACCCGGTGGCTGGCATA GCTTTCATGAAGCTCTATGAAGACGATGAACACCCAGCGACAAAGACTTGCCGGTCGTCATATTCTAACCTGGCGAATCAATGGAGGAGCTAG